In Anthonomus grandis grandis chromosome 6, icAntGran1.3, whole genome shotgun sequence, one DNA window encodes the following:
- the LOC126737986 gene encoding anaphase-promoting complex subunit 15-like isoform X4, whose product MSLPLFPKCLPKMTDRAWFDVDQPCAHEDEVLQLEKEHQDWLESITKTHSDIPPIGKSTTELTGDDDDEEEDDNDDDDDDDSESHDDEEEDEIEMEAAN is encoded by the exons ATGAGTTTGCCTTTATTTCCGAAGTGTTTACCTAAAATGACCGATCGAGCGTGGTTTGATGTAGATCAACCCTGTGCTCATGAGGATGAGGTATTGCAGCTGGAAAAGGAACATCAAGACTGg cTGGAAAGTATAACTAAAACTCACTCAGATATACCTCCTATTGGAAAATCTACAACAGAA CTTACTGgagatgatgatgatgaagaagaggatgataatgatgatgatgacgatGATGACAGTGAAAGCCATGATGACGAGGAGGAAGATGAAATTGAGATGGAAGCTGCAAACTAG